The following nucleotide sequence is from Chaetodon auriga isolate fChaAug3 chromosome 19, fChaAug3.hap1, whole genome shotgun sequence.
catcatgttttcatgtaattAAATATTATTGGTCATAAATATTTTATCCCTGTTTTAAAGTCAAGAAAGCTGAAAGtgattttattaacatttaacttCTTTCTCTGCATCGTCAGTGTGTGACGTGTTAACGTGACTCCTGTTCTTCGTCCTCTAGAGGCAGAAATTCATGTTCAAGTTTCCTTTGTTTCCATCTGAGCTAATAAAAATTCAATCTTTTAATCCCCTTTCATACATCTGAATACACGTATGAGATTAAAACGTTTTTCATGTTGGCTGAATTCAACCtcctggaaaaaacaaacagacgaGTGAAGCTCATCCATGACGGAGTTTATTGGTTGAACAGCAGGAGGCGGAGCGAGTGTAACGTCGTACAGTACAGGTGTGAACGTAAACTGGAAATGTTGAAGAGTTGTGTCCCGAACCAAATCTGATCCCTGTGTAACATGTAAAGCAAAGACTGATGAGGTCAGCACGGAGGTCAAGTCACAGACCAATCAGACACCGACTCATAACTTAAGACCAGGAAGTAGACAGAACCAAAAAGTTAAATTAACTTcctggagaggaggatgaagacggTGCTGTCTCCTGAAGGTTAAGAGGAAtactaacagacacacacgtctGTGACGACAGGTCTCTGGAGGTTAGTGGGGGAGCTCATGGGCCACCAGTTTGTAGTGGGCGCCGCAGGACGGGCAGCGCTGGGGCTCGCCCTCGTGAAGCCAGAACCAAACCACGGCCGTGTTGTCTTCttcacctgcagacaggaattcagacagctgagaggagaaactCTAAAAGACGTTAAGAAGGATTCACATCGGTGTGGGACGTCTCGTCCACCGTGTGCGAGACGGTCCTGGACTCTTCTCATGGAAACGGTTCAGGAAGCGACCACATGCCGCTCCTCGGCAGGAGTTAACCCTAACCAGCAGCTCGTCTTCATCACCGAAGTCTTCTCtacagtgaaactgaaaaatacacGTCTGATCAGTCAGTGAGGGACGGGCTCTCTGCCGCCCCCCGGTGGACCACCGGCCTCAGTCAGGAGCTCATTACTGCTCCGAGGTCCAGAAGGCGGTGAAGAAGAAACCCTGAACTGTGATCGTACTTCAGTCCAGACGTCAGTCAAAGCAGAGGGACGCTGGCGGCTGCGTGGGCGAGTGAGCGGACCTTCGCTTAAACAATCAGACGTGTTTTCTTACAGCGTGTTTCTACCAGAGAAAAGACGTGATGAAGACTGACAGCTGGCTGGGCAGACGCACGTCTGGGTAACGTCCCGCTTCCCCGAGCGTCTCCATGGGAACCATCCAGCTCCGCCTCCCACATACAGTGACTGTGACTAACTGAAACATGAAGACTTCACTGGTTTTGACTGATGTTCGAGGGCTGAGGGGGAGTTTGCTCCTTTGAGCTTCAGCTCCTCATCAGTCTGTTTCAGGTTGAATTCTCCTCCTGTGAATGTTCTTCACTGATGCTTTGCCTCTAAAAATAAATGCCTGCTACAGTCTGAAGACGTGCATCTCATCACGTCAGCATCTCACATCTGATCCCAGCAAAGGAAGACTGGATCCACCTCAAACACAGGCCGAATTTAAGCTTTGGATTCAATTCAACAGCCTCTGCAGTAAAGTCACTCATCCAGTCACTCAGACAATGTTTAGGACTTCAGACAGATAACTCACAGAGACATCCCACAATCCTTTTGTTTGTGACGGACGGGACGAGGTGGGGGTCCGTCTTGGAGCCGGCGTAGTCCCTCGGCTTCATCATGTTGTAGGGAtcctgcaggagaggaaggtCAGGTCAGGTGAGCTGACAGTCTGTGTCCACAACACCACAATGAAGTAAAACCTCATCTGAGTCAGAACTCAGGAGGAACGCTGAACGACGCACAGGATACTCACAACGCTACCATGTACTGCTACTGAGTACTTCTACTTCAAGTCACCATTATGCAAATAAGACACAGTGTCAACGTGCACTTCTCTTTAATCCAGTTCAGTTCAGAGCCTTCTCTATTAAAACAAGGAAAACTTCTAATTTAAACAGtggaacaaacagagagacagacagagagacagacagacagaaagacggacggacagagagacggacagacagagagagagagagagagagagagagagagagagagacagacagacagacagacagccagacagagagagacagacagaaagacggacggacagagagacggacagacagacagacagagagagagagagagagagagagagagagagagacagacagacagagagacagacagacagatggacagacagccagacagagagagacagacagacggacagaaagacggacagacagacagacagacagatggacggacggacagacagacagacagacagacagacagacggatggacagagagacagacggacagacagacagacagacagacggacagatggacggacggacagacagacggactgatggacggacagagagacagacggacagatggacggacagacagacggactgatggacggacagacagacagacagacggactgatggacggacagacagacagacagacagacagacagacagacaggggtcCATCTGTGACCGTCGATGCTCGTTACTCGGAGCGTTCAGGGACTTCTCggcagaaaacagacatttggtGTGTTAAGTTTTCCAGGCTGAGATAAGTGAAGTTAATTTCCCAGTTTGTcccacagcacagctgctggGAGAAGATAACCAACTCCAGAGGAACAATTTACCAGCTTTGGATATTTCTTATCTCCTAGAAGACTAATTACAAGAAAGCTTGTGTGAAATCTCTGAGCTGGAGGACGGAGGAGCAAGAGATTCTGATGATCAACATGGCCGTACGTCCACCTCCTGCAGCATATCTGGCTCACAGCGACAGTCGCGTGGACGTATTGATCGACGTTCAGGCTGTGATCGTCTCGTGAGCTGAAGCGTATGTGGTCGAACTCGTACAGTTATCAGCGGAGTCGTTCAGGTGTGTTCACGTGTGATAAGGCAGTAAACCCAAACGACTCGTCACCTCATTTCTATTTACCCCAGACTTCATGTGGGAGCAGGTGTTCATCGACATCCAAACGCGGCTCAGcgtagggctgggcgatatggctgaaaactgtatcacaaTATCAGTGTTTTATACCAGTcgatatcgataattattgatatttttatgacctatttaaaacAAGGAGCAGGAGATAAATACatgaaatttaaacattttcattttaaatttaaccttcctctgattataatcccctcagatatcaaggcagaaaggaaaggaaatgtcaacacaagcatggaaaacactcacataataactgtcaataaaagtctaaaatcacaatgaacactcAACAATTATATCTAAACattaaggtgcaaaaataaagaatacgtaacaaatgcttaataaagtctaacaaaatagtgcaaagtgtaaaaatgtaaacacagagaaacctgagaacgtttttctgcaggtttagtgacAGGACGTTCACAAGCTGATTCATCTTCTGGagaataaagtgtttttaaatatgtgcaatgttttataaacataggagaaattaaaataaactgaggtcgactttacatctgtaacacagaaaacaaatgacagtCTCAGAAAAGTACTTTTGGTCAGATATAACATTGAGGTCAAGCACatgtaagagatttttataagCTGTCTTCTCCACAGAGCTCAGCGGAGCACGTCTTTATCTATGTGATACCACTGCctccgttatgtctttgtgccttttagatgattggTCATAAggcgctgaagcagagcacctctgcatggcggtctgctgcttgtgtggtgCTGCGGTACGGATGTTGTTGGACGTTGGCGAATACGCTGCGCTCTGAAGGGTGAGCGCGGCGAAGGTGGTTAAAcagtttgtggtattaaacGGTCTTGTGGGGACGACGCTCTTACGTACTTTACcgaccacattggtctgactacggtccgacttacaaaatccaaaaaactgccacaCTGACGAGCTGAcgttccctgttttatcgacaatgtcttcgctcgctgcagcgctcactttctatttctcatctcGCTCCtcgcgaagaatcaaacacgaggCAACATG
It contains:
- the LOC143338009 gene encoding cytochrome c oxidase subunit 5B, mitochondrial-like yields the protein MAARLLLRSAFRAATTCRAAPVRALTRGMAAGGIPSDEEQATGMEKVIMTALKDGADPYNMMKPRDYAGSKTDPHLVPSVTNKRIVGCLCEEDNTAVVWFWLHEGEPQRCPSCGAHYKLVAHELPH